A genomic region of Bradyrhizobium sp. ORS 278 contains the following coding sequences:
- a CDS encoding EF-hand domain-containing protein, with protein sequence MVAIVGTSTMATSAPASSKLLTSIDPDKDGTADLSEVRAAAGALFDKLDRDHDGTLDAKELRGRVSAKDLKAADPDNDGTLTKDEYLALVESRFKAADPDNDGTLDSKELKKVAKLLK encoded by the coding sequence ATGGTCGCGATCGTCGGCACGTCGACGATGGCGACGAGCGCTCCGGCTTCTTCCAAGCTGCTGACGTCGATCGATCCCGACAAGGACGGCACCGCCGACCTCAGCGAGGTCCGCGCCGCCGCGGGCGCGCTGTTCGACAAGCTCGATCGCGATCACGACGGCACGCTCGATGCCAAGGAGCTGCGTGGCCGTGTCTCGGCCAAGGACCTCAAGGCCGCGGATCCCGACAATGACGGCACCTTGACCAAGGACGAGTATCTCGCGCTCGTCGAGAGCCGCTTCAAGGCTGCCGATCCGGACAATGACGGCACGCTCGACTCCAAGGAGTTGAAGAAGGTCGCCAAGTTGCTGAAGTAA
- a CDS encoding response regulator transcription factor, with protein sequence MYRVLLVDDHPVVITACRWLLNEAGIGTLTEAHDAESAYAAYVREQPDAAIVDLRLRGEDLGGIGLIERMRSHDPQARILVFSMLGDPRIVRSAIDAGASGYLLKDAPPQELPKALEQVRTGGTYLDPQLAMRIAMLRQDADGAAQTSLTPRERQALALLAQAKSYQAIADQLGISYKTVINLTYRLRQKLGARSLPDLVRLAVEMSRPSL encoded by the coding sequence ATGTATCGTGTTCTGCTCGTCGATGACCACCCGGTCGTGATCACCGCCTGCCGCTGGCTCCTGAACGAGGCCGGGATCGGCACCCTGACCGAGGCGCACGACGCGGAGAGCGCCTATGCCGCCTATGTGCGCGAACAGCCGGATGCCGCTATCGTCGACCTGCGGCTTCGCGGCGAGGACCTCGGCGGAATCGGCCTGATCGAGCGGATGCGGTCGCACGACCCGCAGGCCCGGATCCTGGTCTTCAGCATGCTCGGCGACCCGCGCATCGTCCGCTCCGCGATCGACGCCGGCGCCAGCGGCTATCTGCTAAAGGACGCCCCGCCGCAGGAGCTGCCGAAAGCGCTCGAGCAGGTGCGGACGGGCGGAACCTATCTCGACCCCCAGCTCGCCATGCGGATCGCGATGCTGCGCCAGGACGCCGACGGGGCCGCGCAGACGTCGCTGACCCCGCGCGAACGTCAGGCGCTTGCGCTGCTCGCACAAGCGAAATCCTATCAGGCGATCGCCGACCAGCTCGGGATCAGCTACAAGACGGTCATCAACCTGACCTACCGCCTGCGGCAGAAGCTCGGGGCGCGCAGCCTGCCCGACCTCGTGCGCCTGGCCGTCGAGATGTCACGGCCAAGCTTGTGA
- a CDS encoding TonB-dependent receptor → MTRLSALKSALLATCALLPTAVFAQQTLQTIEVVGVSPVQGSEMAKDKIPSNVETIGTRELDHSRAPSLLDNILQSVPGVSLSDQSGNTFQRNLDYRGQTASPVLGTPQGIAVYQNGTRINEAFGDVVNWDLIPEMAIARMTLMPNNPLFGLNATGGALSIEMKNGFTYQGGEAQLFGGSFGRIQSGAQYGWNNGTYSAYIAAEGAYDRGWRDFSSASQIRRMYADFGARGDTTEFHLSFTGADNRLGSVAATPIEMLNNRWSSVYTWPQSLHLQMQMVQASAKWTPNETWTLQANGYYRNYKSARVDGNGTDAQACDLGIGLDNQFCIGDGQTPLNQNVPTFNTLAGDTALGQIDRNSVKTDSYGGSLQATSTTQLFGHDNHFVVGASVDHGNTNFAATSELGTIDNNLFVTGLGVFVDQPNAGLAPVNLNAKNTYLGIYATNTFDITSQLAFTAGGRFNWAQINLRDQGGNLPLLNSNNNFQRFNPVAGFTYKFTPNITGYAGYSEANRAPTPLELGCSDPNNPCLIDNFLIADPPLKQVVSRTIEGGLRGEISGGASAFAAAPPPYRKAPIKAVSVDDGWKLRWGLSLFRTENSDDIIQVVDPANPVRGYFKNAGTTLRQGVEAKLDLTWNRWTAYANYTFIDATFRSAFDVNDPFLQAPVGVVSGNHIPGIPAHRLKLGADYAVTDDWKVGASFNYVGSQYLLHDETNVYPKVPSYWVVNVNTSYQVTKNVEVFGLIQNLFNQRYYSSGTVFNTGGFNTAGGGNAFAFNDPRSVVPGMPLAAYAGIRAKF, encoded by the coding sequence TTGACCAGGCTCTCGGCACTGAAAAGTGCTCTACTTGCGACGTGCGCGTTGCTGCCGACCGCTGTCTTCGCACAGCAGACCCTGCAGACCATCGAGGTCGTCGGCGTCTCGCCGGTGCAGGGCAGCGAGATGGCGAAAGACAAGATCCCCTCCAATGTCGAGACCATCGGGACGCGCGAGCTGGATCATAGCCGTGCCCCGTCGCTGCTCGACAATATCCTGCAATCGGTGCCCGGCGTCTCCTTGAGTGATCAGTCCGGCAATACGTTCCAGCGCAATCTGGATTATCGCGGCCAGACCGCCTCGCCGGTGCTCGGCACGCCGCAGGGTATCGCCGTCTACCAGAACGGCACCCGCATCAACGAGGCGTTCGGCGACGTCGTCAACTGGGACCTGATCCCGGAGATGGCGATCGCGCGCATGACGCTGATGCCGAACAATCCGTTGTTCGGCCTCAACGCCACCGGCGGCGCGCTGTCGATCGAGATGAAGAACGGCTTCACCTATCAGGGCGGCGAAGCGCAGCTGTTCGGCGGCTCGTTCGGCCGCATCCAGTCGGGCGCGCAGTATGGCTGGAACAACGGCACGTACTCGGCCTATATCGCGGCCGAAGGCGCCTATGACCGCGGCTGGCGCGACTTCTCATCGGCCTCGCAGATCCGGCGCATGTACGCTGATTTCGGCGCGCGCGGCGACACCACCGAATTCCATCTCTCCTTCACCGGCGCCGACAACAGGCTCGGCTCAGTCGCGGCGACGCCGATCGAGATGCTGAACAACCGCTGGTCCAGCGTCTACACCTGGCCGCAGTCGCTGCATCTTCAGATGCAGATGGTGCAGGCCAGCGCCAAATGGACGCCCAACGAGACCTGGACCTTGCAGGCCAACGGCTACTATCGCAACTACAAGTCGGCGCGCGTGGACGGCAACGGCACGGATGCGCAGGCCTGCGACCTGGGAATCGGCCTCGACAATCAATTCTGCATCGGGGATGGTCAGACTCCGTTGAACCAGAACGTGCCGACGTTCAATACGTTGGCCGGCGATACGGCGCTCGGCCAGATCGACCGCAACAGCGTCAAGACCGACAGCTATGGCGGCTCGCTGCAGGCGACCTCGACGACGCAGCTGTTCGGCCATGACAACCATTTCGTCGTCGGCGCCAGCGTGGATCATGGCAACACCAACTTTGCGGCAACCTCCGAGCTCGGCACCATCGACAACAATCTGTTTGTGACCGGCCTCGGTGTGTTCGTCGACCAGCCCAACGCCGGCCTTGCGCCGGTCAATCTGAACGCCAAGAACACCTATCTCGGCATCTACGCGACCAACACCTTCGACATCACCTCGCAGCTCGCCTTCACGGCCGGCGGCCGCTTCAACTGGGCCCAGATCAATCTGCGGGACCAGGGCGGAAACCTGCCGCTGCTGAACAGCAACAACAACTTCCAGCGCTTCAATCCGGTCGCCGGCTTCACCTACAAGTTCACGCCGAACATCACCGGATATGCCGGCTACTCCGAGGCCAACCGCGCGCCGACCCCGCTCGAGCTCGGCTGCTCGGACCCGAACAATCCCTGCCTGATCGACAACTTCCTAATCGCCGATCCGCCGCTGAAGCAGGTGGTGTCGCGCACCATCGAAGGCGGCCTGCGCGGCGAGATCTCCGGCGGCGCGTCCGCCTTTGCCGCGGCGCCGCCGCCCTATCGCAAGGCACCGATCAAGGCGGTGTCGGTCGATGACGGCTGGAAGCTGCGCTGGGGCCTCAGCCTGTTCCGCACCGAGAATTCCGACGACATCATCCAGGTTGTCGATCCGGCCAACCCCGTACGCGGCTATTTCAAGAACGCCGGCACCACGCTGCGCCAGGGCGTCGAGGCCAAGCTCGACCTGACCTGGAACCGCTGGACTGCCTACGCCAACTACACCTTCATCGATGCGACCTTCCGCAGTGCCTTCGACGTCAATGATCCGTTCCTGCAGGCTCCTGTCGGAGTTGTCTCGGGCAACCACATTCCCGGCATCCCGGCGCACCGCCTGAAGCTCGGGGCCGACTATGCCGTGACCGATGACTGGAAGGTCGGCGCCAGCTTCAACTATGTCGGCAGCCAGTATCTGCTGCATGACGAGACCAACGTCTATCCGAAGGTCCCGTCCTACTGGGTCGTGAACGTGAACACGTCGTACCAGGTCACCAAGAATGTCGAGGTGTTCGGGCTGATCCAGAACCTGTTCAACCAGCGCTAC